The following coding sequences are from one Triticum aestivum cultivar Chinese Spring chromosome 5A, IWGSC CS RefSeq v2.1, whole genome shotgun sequence window:
- the LOC123105431 gene encoding trihelix transcription factor ASR3, with the protein MSSAGDPAGAAAAAAPNPSVRAPRLPRWTRQEILVLIEGKRMVEVRGGVRGGRGRLAAAAAAGATGEGAAAALEPKWAAVAEYCRRHGVERGAVQCRKRWSNLAGDWKKIKEWERAAAGAREPSFWAMRNDARRERRLPGFFDREVYGILEGRGRGVVAGSSSGGGAAVEEVGVVRMEEDDDEETGEEEEERGKGKEVAVAVAVETVFDSGRPAGEEVLFSEEEDAETPEATPAPPPAVIALPISENSEASRQQSAQQGTTKDRQGGHQGSTKTGGSPTLQQSGQKRQRTGNDSEPRAEGIADKLLEILERNSQIMTAQLEAQNMNSERDREERREQANSLAVVLGRLADALGRIADKL; encoded by the coding sequence ATGTCCAGCGCCGGCGACCCCGCCggtgcggcggccgcggcggcgcccaACCCGTCGGTGCGCGCCCCGAGGCTGCCCCGCTGGACGCGGCAGGAGATACTGGTGCTCATCGAGGGCAAGCGCATGGTTGAAGTCCGCGGCGGCGTGCGCGGCGGGAGGGggcgcctggcggcggcggcggcggccggggcaaccggggagggggcggcggcggcgctggagcccAAGTGGGCCGCCGTCGCGGAGTACTGCCGGCGGCATGGCGTGGAGAGGGGGGCCGTGCAGTGCCGGAAGCGGTGGAGCAACCTCGCTGGGGACTGGAAGAAGATAAAGGAGTGGGAGCGGGCGGCCGCCGGCGCGCGGGAGCCCTCGTTCTGGGCCATGCGCAACGACGCGAGGCGGGAGCGCCGGCTCCCTGGCTTCTTCGACCGCGAGGTGTACGGCATACTCGAAGGTCGAGGTCGGGGGGTCGTCGCCGGCAGCAGCTCCGGTGGTGGTGCCGCCGTGGAGGAAGTAGGGGTGGTGCGCatggaggaggatgatgatgaggagacgggggaggaggaagaggagagagggaaggggaaggaggtggcagtggcagtggcagtggaGACCGTGTTTGACAGTGGCCGGCCCGCCGGGGAGGAGGTCCTCTTCTCGGAGGAGGAAGATGCTGAGACGCCAGAGGCGACGCCGGCACCACCGCCGGCGGTCATCGCCTTGCCGATTTCCGAGAATTCGGAGGCATCAAGGCAACAGAGCGCACAGCAAGGCACAACAAAAGACAGGCAAGGAGGGCATCAAGGCAGCACCAAGACAGGAGGCTCACCGACTCTGCAGCAGAGCGGGCAGAAGAGACAGCGAACCGGCAACGACAGTGAGCCCAGAGCAGAAGGCATAGCAGACAAGCTGCTGGAGATCCTAGAGCGGAACAGCCAGATCATGACGGCGCAGCTGGAGGCGCAGAACATGAACTCGGAGCGCGACCGCGAGGAGAGGAGAGAGCAGGCCAACAGCCTCGCCGTGGTGCTCGGCAGGCTCGCCGATGCTCTTGGCAGGATCGCCGATAAGCTCTAG